The genomic stretch TACGCTGGTGCAGTTTTAGACCACACTTCTGAGTGAAACTCTTTCCGCAGAGTCCACAGTTGTacggtttctctcctgtgtgaataCGCTGATGTATTTTAAGATTAACAGACAGGCGGAAAGCTTTCCCGCATATGGAACAGCTGAACGGTTTCTGTCCTGTATGAATGCGCTCGTGCGTTTTCAGGTTAACGGCCTGGCGGAAACCCTTTCCACATACGACGCAGCTGAGTGGCTTCTGCTCGGTGTGAATCAGCTGGTGAATTTTAAGTGTCACAGCACGAGTGAAACTCCTCTGGCACGTCACACAACTGAAAGCTTTCTCTCCGGTGTGAATTGCCTGGTGCCTTTTAAGATTCTGCGCAACattgaaactcttcccacactcgcCACAAGTAAACGGCTTCTCTCCCGTGTGAATTCTCTGGTGCGTTTGGAGATGGGCGCGTTTGTTGAAACATTTTCCGCACACATCGCAGTTGTACGGCTTCTCCCCGGTGTGAATTCTCTGGTGTTCACTCAGACTGTGCTTCTGCGTGAAAGTCTTCTCGCAATGCATGCAGCTGAAAGGTTTGTCTCCCGTGTGAATTCGCTGATGTGCAGTAAGACGATTTAACTTTGAAAAACTCTTTCCGCACTCTGTGCAAATGAAAAGTTTCTCTCCGTTGTCAGCAGTGCTTGGAGTCCAGGCAATTAGGATTGAGTCGTGCTTTTCTTTAGTATTGCTGTTCGATTCCACAAGTGTGGACTGCAAGTCATACTCCACATTGTCATTTTCTTCCCAGTACTGATGGTCATTGTAAAACCCCCTTCCAAAATCAGATGTGGCCCAAACTGCTTCTGTGGGGGGTAAATGACAAAGATATTGAAGTTGCAGttacaacacagccaacatttgTAAGTATAACATGTTAGAAACTAAAGAAGTTCTGCAGTGGTAAGCATATTTCAGCTCTTGCAAATTGTACACAGTCACACTAGCATGGCCTTCCTCTCGCTGTAAAGGTTGCATTATAAAGAGTGTAAAGAGGCTTAAAATAGTTTAAATAACCACATAATGATAGAGGGATCTGTCCACCAAATagctatttaaaataattatagtaACTTTAGTAACTAAAGTAATTTAGTAACTAACAACACGCATCAAGTCCTCAGGATTATATGGGCATCATCAGGACCACCCTGCCACCTAAAGGGGCAGTTCAACCAAACAATTATAGAAAATGAATCTATTATAAACACACTTTAATGGTGAATTGCCCCTTCACGGTGATACACCTCCGATAAAGTGCTAAAACTCCTTTATTTTTGTCCCGTTTACTCACTCTCTGCAGTGCATTTCAGTCCTTGTTGTGGCTCAGTCGTGTCAGAGTCATACTCAAGGCTTTCCTCCCTGCACAGAGGAGATTCTGGACTGTCCTCCTCCAGATCCACAGACTAAAAGGAGAGTGAGGGATGTCATCAGCCactgtgcatgcatacacaactATAGCaggtttcaatacatttacatattctACTACATTTCGATGAAAATGCATAGGCTTTACTGTATTAACGAAGTGTATTAAAAGAATGTATTCGACACTGCTGAAGTTTTCAAGCAGGTGCATGTCCAGGTCATAAATCTGAACTGTAACTGACCTGGGCTTTCAACACAAGGTGCACTGAATTGTCTTCCTCCTTCACACCAGTATGCTCTTCCACTGAAACGAATTGAACATAACTGAAACAGTAATCACACATCATGCTGATTCAGGCATAACCTTTAACTGGAGGCTATTTAAATATTGTGGAAAGTACCGTTACCGCCAACGGAAAGCAACAGACTTACCACATTCTGCGACAGTAAGACCGTTCAAACAGCTTTCTTGTTCGGTATCCTCCGCAGTCATCAACTCCAGCTCCATCAACTGCTGTTTCGTTTCATCGACGAGTTTGGTTATTTTGTCCAGGGCCTCTTTACTGAGCATTCCCATGATTGAAGCAAACCGGCTCTAGAGTAagaaaagcatgcacacatttgGTCAGCTACCAGAAGCATACATTACAAAATCACCATAAAGCTAAGAAGAGAGATATATACAATTGCTTAATAATTCCCTAAcgcgttagctaacattagtttaACTGTGTAAAGTTAGCATGGCTATATAAGAGTGTTTATCTGGCTAGCAAGGATAATGATGATGAACATTATGTAACAATTTGAAAGAATAGGTTTTTTGGAAAGATTTACTGCTGCGGTTATTTTATTAGTTACTGTAACTTATCACTTCCTGGTCGGAAAGGCTAACGTTACAGTCAGAAGAGGCCGCAGGAGCACCCGACCTAagttaagttagctagctggctagccaaCGTCCACAAGTCACGATAAGGATATCTCCTATTATTtgcatgtttatatttacatatcAAGCGAGACAAAACGAAATATTTAGAACAATATGCAAGCTAGTATAGCTAATATTACCTAATTAGCAGACTGGCTAGATACAAAGCAACAAGCGGACGTCCAAAGCGTACGGATCAAAACCAAGTGTTAGCTAGCCAATTATTGCCGTTTACCGTCATTAACTCATTCTGTGTCTGTATTCTCTGCTTCAGCACTTCGTTATCGGTCTGCTGTCCAGCCACTTCCAAACGTAGCACAATAGCAGTATCTTCGTCGACAAGGTTGCCCATTTCTGCCACGGCTGCTTGAACCAATAACTCCATGATGGAGGCTAACTGAGTCTGGAAAGCAACACAATTCGACATTGTGCAATTGATTTAAAACCACCTATTTTCGAGTTCGTTTAGAGTGCATCTATTTTAAATACAAGCTTAGCAAACGATACACACTTTTtgcccataaaaaaaaaaatgtttatagttAATAGTTAGCTTGTGCTATCCCTTAGTGCAAACCACCACCATGCAATCACACAATTACCCTACTTCCGTTTGCTATGTGGAGttaacttcaaaataaaagttaccATAGACCTCTTAAGTGGaccgttttttaaaatgaatatcgGACCATTCTAAAATTCATGATGAAGTCAAtgtgtaaaaaacaaacaaataaaaaaaccgaCAAGCAACTTCAGTAAGCACCGTGGTGAAGGTTTTAGATTTTACTGCTGAAGCTGCAGCTTATCCTACTGTATAGTGgtccaaaacatttttgtctttttaactTTGAAATCAACTGGGatcactgccattttttgttCACCTATTTCAAATCTTTTGCAGCAGcactatgtgtgtgtaaaatagcTGCAGTGGCTATATGGAGATTCTGCACTATCAGGGACAGGCTAATTCAATTCTTTGCCAACTGATGCAAAGGTTTTTGAAAAGGACTAGATTGTGATCTCTGTCTGCCTATATAGACTATGTTATAAATCAGTACTAATCGTTATTAACATCAAATGTACACAATCAAAATGGCACAATTAAACTGGCAGAGTATCCATAAACTAAATATTACAACCGTGCCAGCCTGGCTGAAGCGTTTTTTAACCAGTCTAACCAGCCGCACGTATTCTCTCCACACTCCAGTACACTAGGTGACAGTATGTGCCTTTTCCACAATTATCACGCCGCACTAAATCTTTCTTTGTCGGGGAAGTGGCCAAAGTCCGTGACAGGAGAGCTTTGTGCGTTCTTTTTCCTTTATGTCCATGGCGAGACCAGCCGGTACAATGTCGAATTGTGTtacttttcagaccaaattatCCTCCATCGTGAATGTTTTGGTTCAAGCGGCCGTGGCAGTAATAGACAACCTTGTTGACGAGGACTCTGCCTTCACGTTACGTTTTAAAGTGGATGGGGTGGACAGTGAAGTGCAGAAGAAGAAAATACAGACACAAAACGAAATAATATCGGTGAGTTAAAGCATGCCATTAAAAGGCAAGGGCAGCAAAGTGGTTGGGTTGCTAGTCAATGTTAGCAATCTAACATTGCTTGTCTTATGTTTCCGAACATAACGTTTCTGCTCAGGCGCTATGCAAAAATCAAACCACCTGTCTTTCGTAGTTCGCTAATCTAGCCACAGTAGTCAGATTAGGCATTCTTGCAAAACCCATGCTAGGATGGAACTGTTAGCTAAACGAACGCAAAAATATTTAGCGATAAATTAGACGACAAACACAATGTGTAAGCCTACTAGCTATCTAAAGTAAGGTCAGCTAACCTTGTAAATAAGTGAGGCTTGCCAACAGTAAACAGATCACAACAGATTCACAAGATAATTTCAGCTTTGATTAAGAAGTTAATGTTTACAGTTTTGATTGCCCATGCATTCATGATATTAGATAAAAAATAGCATTACATTTCAAGTCCGTTATGTAAAAATCCCTAACAATGGTTACATTTCAGACACGATTCGCCTCAATCATGGGAATACTGGGAAAAGAGGCCGTTGAGAAAATTATCAAGCTTGTTGACGAGACGAAACCAGAACTGATGGAGTGTGAAATCGGAACTGTTCAAGAAGCATCGCCAGAGAATCATGTAAAAAGTGGTAAGTAGCAACACGGGGAAACCGTGTGCATCTCATAAACCGTGATGATGTGCACGGTCATATTGAATTAAATCTGATACttttaccatttttatttctttcctcCAATGGTACAGAGGAGGAGAGCTTCCAGGATGTCTGTATGGAAAACGAAGAGCCCTTTATAGTTGTGAATGATGAAGACAGTCAACTGGATCCAGTTATCCTGAAAGGCAAGGTTAGTTATCATACGTGTCCACGATTTAAGAATAAAGGCTGAAGCTCGGTCAAAACACTGCCATCCTGCCATGATAGATGTGATTTCATCAGATTTGTTTTACATTGGACAGTAATACAGCTTTAGATAAGATTATATTAGATTTTCtttgaaaacataaaacacCAGAATATACTTTGGTGATGGACTTCAAGTTATACTTTCTAAGTACTTGTGGCACATGTTAGATGATTCTTAGAATAAATAGAACTATGTTGTTCTGCAAATTGGTgttaatgcatttcatttaaatattgcattacattacattacattacattacggtcatttagcagacgctgttatccagagcgacgtacaataaagtgcaaatcaaacccagggacaagtgcgttcaggaccctagaggaaagtacagttacAGTAGGTTGCAGAGGAATGTAAGAGGGATGGGTAactttttccctccctctccaagcTCCAAAGAATCAGTCATTTATACATATGTAAGTAAACTGGAGACCTTGTGTATTTTAACGCAATAAATGTACAAACTTCTGTTGTCTGTAGGATATGTTTGAAGGCAAAGGAGGCCGATCTTGGGTGTGGGGACACTTCACCTTGCTCTCTCCCAACAAGGTGCAATGTGGTCTTTGTAACAATTTGCTAAGCTATTACAAGAACACATCTGGGATGCTACGACACATACGGTCAAGACACCCTGCCGTGCATCAGTGCGATACTCCCAGCATTGTTATGGCTGCTATACAGACTGAATCAGGTATGTCTCCCTATATATGAAGGAACATGTAAATCTCTTTTGCTTTAACATGATTAGATAATCAGTGTCACAATTGATTAATTCCATTTATCACAATTTGTGCCAAAGCATTCAAATAAAGTtgttgtataaaaataaatttttagCTGTTTTGGAAAAAAGGCTCTTGCGATGTGAAATTTGaactgtatttttacatttctttcagACGGCATGATTGGACGGTCTGAACTGGATGCGGATATGGTAAATATAGTTGTGTGCGAGACTGCCATTGTTTAGCATTAGCGTTGAGTGTTTGTCCAGAAGAACATTCACTCTAAAACACCCTCAATTGCCCTTTTATAGTGCTAAGTATACCCAGgagtacacacatatacacttgtAGGTTTGTTAGACTGCACTTCAGAGATGGACATAGAATGTGTTACATCAAACTGCATCAAATCACCATTCACGCAGTGTGATTACAATTACAACTTTACACTGATTTATCTTTCTAGCATTTTCCCTAACCATGCCACTGAGATTCACTAAATGACAGACACCTTTCTGTCAGTGGAATTCCTGTACATTCAAAAAGATAAAATACGAAACCTTTCATGATTTGTAGGAAATGCCGGAAGGGAGAATTGGCCGATCTTGGGTGTGGGACTACTTCACCCTGCTTAACCCCAACAAGGTGAAGTGTGGCCTGTGTGAAAACCTGCTGAGCTATAACAAAAACACGTCTGGGATGCTGAGACACATCCGAACCAGGCATCCTGCCGCTATCCTCATTGGGGCTTCTGCAGCACACACCGACCCCGGTACGCAACCTTTCACACGaaccagtgtctgtgtgtaacggTGACACGTACATTTCTCTTTActtacaatatactgtacaacaaGCTTTACCAGCTACCTGGTGTATtgacaaaaaatgaatgaaaaaacgAGTGAGTTTCATTTATGGCAGCGTAATTGTAGCATTGCACTGTAGAATGGGTTTCTACTCTGGGAGAGTAGAAATTGTCACACAAAACTATATCTTTTTTATGAATATCAATTTATGCCTGCATTTATTGTAAAAGCATATTTGAAATAAGCAGTCATTTATTTTACCTATCCTACtgaacatgttttttatttcatgaccTACTACTGAATGCTGTAAATGTAGTATTTACTATttttataattcattatttgttttaaatttttGTGATCCTGTGGACGCTTTAAACTGGTATTACATGTATAATTTACATGAAGTAGCTTTGAATAGCTTCTGCTAATCTAAATTATGCTTAATAGGCACAATGTTCTTCAGGATTAATTGTGACCATGATGTGACTATTATGAAAATGATATACTGATACTGTGAATAGTGGTTTAATTTAATACCCCAAGTCTAAAACCAAATAAGAAATCTGAGATtatgctatatatatattttttttcagagGCCTTCTTGGGACAAGCTGAACTGGAGGTGGAGTTGGTAAATGTGGCTGTGGGATACAGCCTTTTTACATTATGGTCGATGTGGGCTTTAGAGAATTTGTCTATAATGTTGACTCTAATAGACACTCCCTGCCATTGTCATGGTGTTGCAATACGTTATGCCCCAGTGTCTTCACAGACATTACAAGACTATTAATTTAGTAACCATATTAGACAGACTTGAATGCCATAGTATGAATGAAGATTTCAAAACTCACTAATCGTGAAGGCAAGCAGTGTTGGGGTTTACTTTATTTCCTGTAAGGAGTCTTTATGTGTTATTTCAGGACACAGCAATGTACGGTACACGCCATTTTGTCAATTATGTCATCTGAAAACAACTACACAAGATGGACACGTTCAAATTCCATGCAAGTGAACTGATCACTATCAGTTGTAAGTTATGTGTAATCAACaggttaaatattaaaaattgttattcataGGATTCATCTGAAGGCAGAGGAGGCCGCTCTTGGGTGTGGGACCACTTCACTTTGTTTCCGCCCAACAAGGTGCGATGCAGTTTCTGTAAGAACATGCTGAgctacaacaaaaacacatccgGGATGCTGCGACACATAAGGTCAAGACATCCCAGCGTACATCAGTGTGCCAATTCAGTTTTTGTTGGCGCAGAGGCTAAACGAGGTACGTCACTCCTTTTATTAACAAGTTTTTTTGCATGCAGTGGTAAAACTTGCGTAAATGAGACCGTTGTTCCGATTCAAAATTTGTAGGATTTTTTTGCTTAGAATCTACTTTCAGAAACGCAGCACTGTGCAGTtattgaaggggaggggggctaCTGCTTTggtttgaatgtattttgttggTTTAGGattccaaaaatattttctttcataGTAGAATTTTAATTTGCTGCTTTCATAATTTATCATATTGTACATGATAAGCAGAACTAGGGAGCCAAAAAGACGCAGTGGCTTGATTATGTACATGCAGTTGTGAATAATTTACTTTTCATATTCAAACATGACAGGCTGCATTTTGGTAAGGCTTGTGTAACTGTGAATGTATTGGAAATGGAATATGGAAAATCCATGTTCAGAATAAAAGtcctccccggtattttgttccaatcaccttgatttgctaattagcacaattctttaTCCACGAGGTCCAACTAAGTAGCGAAATCACTTTCCACCTTTGGTCCCTCTGATTACCGGTTGCCAAACCATGTTGGTGTTGCTCATTAGTGGAGGCTTTCGGTGTGTGGAGGGCTGGAAGTTGATGCCTGGTCTTGCTCTCCTTCCAGCCTACAGACCTGGGGGACAGTGCGGAGCCTCCTCTGATGAGGGAGGAGAAACCTGAAGAGGACTCTGGGAGCACTGACCCACCGCAAGCCCTAAAGATCAGTGCGCATGGTGAGCAGAGTATTCAGTAATTAAAGCAGCTCTTTAATATTATTGAGCGTGCATCAGCATCATACTTATAGTTTATGGCCTAATGTTGCCATTGTATACTGCTAGAAAAGGGCTAATGCTGTGTAGCACCTGCAAAAACTGAATTGCATTCACCACTAAAGGGGTGTTGTCTGCTGTTAGCTAAGTGGGAGATGTAGCATGTAGTAGTTTTGATGTTGATGAAGAACCTGTTTACATTCCAACATCAGTCTCtctaacaatgttttttttattttttttttatttgtttttgctgtaggAGCTGTCGAGTCTGTCTCTGATGTCGGAGTGAGATCACACTTTCACTCTGTGCCATCAGTGCTGTGTTGTTATGAGGGGGGTGATAACGCACAGCCCACACGTAAAGTCAAATTCTGTTATCAAAAGCAGGATAATTCTGTTCGGAGTGGCAGCTTCAGCACAGCAAACCGCAAAAAGACTCGCAGCAGagcaggaagagaggagagaagctGTTCGGTTGCTCATGTTGtgggaaatgtttttatgttgccTTCAGTAACACCAACAATTTCACAGGGGAGAATTTCACATCAGCCGTTGTGATAAGAACTTCAGCTGGAAACCACTAGGGCCAGAGAGAGACCTTATGTCTGATGTGAAATGTTTATCTGATTTCAAAACACAAAGTTACATCACATCTGTGACCTTTGAGGAgatgataaatggtaaatggtatgcatttatattgtgcctttatccaaagtgctgtacaattgatgcttcccattcacccatccactcacacaccaatggagattggctgccatgcaaggcaccaaccagctcgtctggagcaattgggggttaggtgtcttgctcaggaacacttcgacacacccagggcgggatctaaccgactgtcagacgactgctcttaccgcctgagccaatgtcgcctccGTGATAAAGTTGTATTCTCTAAAAACACACCATATAATTTGCACAGAAGAGAAActgtctgtaatgtgtgtgggaAACATTTCCACAAGGCAGATCAGGCATCAGGCTACTCGCACAGTAGCGAAACAAATTACTTGTGCTCTACGTGTGAAAAATCCGTAGTTCAGGAAATCTTAATGGCCACAAGCGAAGTGGAGTGAAAATTTTAGCTGTGTTACATGCAATAGCCGATTAGCATGTGCTAGGAGCTTCAAAATGCACCTTTGAATTCACAGTGGACCGAAGCCATTTAGCTCTTTAATATATGGGAAACATGTACATGAAGCAGTTGGCCTTAAAAATATAAGATTGCAGATTAGGGAGGTTCGGCCTGGGGTTCGAGTCGCCCACTAACACCGTTCTGTACTGTGATCGTGTCTATTTGTAACCCTGTTTTCCCAATATCTGAATAAAGTGAAGGAGGATGGTATGCTctgctttcatttaaaaaaacggaTTCACGCGGGATCGAAATCATATATCGCAGTTTCATGCGAGAACGCTTACACTTGGCCTTGCATTTAAATTTCACACGACAGCAAAACCACACAGCTTGGCACAACTGTGACGTGGAAAGGCGTTCACTAATTACAGTCTTAAAAATACTCCAGCGACTACACAGAGGGGAGAAGGAATAGAGATGTGAGGATTGTAGCCTGTAAGCTTCATCTTCGGGGATACAGACAAAATCTTACAGGCGAGAAGCCCTGGAAATGTGTGAAATTAGGGATGCTGTGATCACTGAATTACAAGTGTGTTCATGGCTGGATGAAACTTTCTAAAtcgcattttttaaattctgctcTAGTTTTGGAAATCCTCCAAAAAAAAGGTGTAAATATTCGTTGACACATTTCCATATTCAAATTTAATTCGTATTTCAACCTCAGACctctgattttttaaaaatctttctcATAGCACACCTATAACAAATaagtatgtacgtatgtgtgctctgagatatatatataaacttcATTCTTGAATGAATCTTCCTACCGCACATATGAAGCTGTTTACAGCTTGTCTGCTTTTCCAGGCAAGATAAAACAGTTCATATTTTTGTGTCATTCCAAgcctttttccccccccaaaatGGAGGGGCCACAGGCACTATTGTAGCCAAAGTGGATACAGCCACTCACCTGTGAGTGACTAGTTTATAccctgcaggacacagcagcaCTATGTGATTGAAGGAAATTCATATTCTATCTGACAGCATTATGTAGCCTTCGGGAGTTTGGTACAGCATTTGGAGGAACGAATGGTGTAGTAACTCACTGTAAACATTTAGACATCATTGATTAATAATAGAGCTCAAATCTATGGCTGTAGGACCCTACTCCTCTCCACTTTTGTAAGTTGCTCTTGATAAAAGCATTTCACCATTACCAACAAGCATACAGTCATAGATTCAGTAAGAGGATTAAAGTGATatacagagaaacacaaaaCGCAAACAATTTTTTACTCCTGTTAATTTGATTTTCTACCTACCACCATTAAACTTGACATATTTTGCTTTTAAGTTTTCAAAATATAGTGTGCTTTGTACTGAAATACATTTCCTCTATCTTCCTGAATACCATTAATTTCATACGAAAAATACGAACATTTTGCTTCCATCCAATCGTTTGAGCCCCTTCAGTTCATGTGTACTAATAATGGTAGGTGTATGCCTACATAATTGTGAGATTACAATTTTTTgtatgaaaattaaaatgttttattccatCTCTCCAGGTGGAGACTGCCATCTTGTGGTCATACTGGTTTTGAAAATTTTGTTGTAAAGTTACAGAATGTAATGTAGGCTAGCGTTGACTACAAACAATTAAACTCTCCCTTAATTAAGCTTATTTTTAGTcattagcagtgtgtgtttggtcaGAATTAGAGATCCTCAACAAGTGGGGAGTCTCTTGGCCCCAATCGCGAATAAcgttctttatttttgttcaacTCTCCAAATAAAAAGTTTTGTACATTGACAGACTTGAATACATATCACGACTCATCAATTGTTTATTTGCCTGGTTCACGATAGACACCAGTCTCACCTTTCTTTAATTAAAACTTAATGTTAACTCTTGGGCGTTACCCAACACAAAAATTGGTAGCAGTTTAAGATCAAAGATGTAGAAAAATGCATTTTCGAGAATGTATCTTCTGAGATGCGTGTTTGTTTGGATATCTTCGTGGAGACTTAACTCCTTAAATTCAGGTCACTGTGGATATTGTCTCAAACAAAAGTAGCAAGAAACGAACACAGCTAATGTTACTCTTTCCAACCTATCTCACACGTCTGAATTGAATAGCCTGTTGTATAATGTATTACTCTGAATCTCCAACGAGAATCAAAATGCAAACGTTTCTTCACTTTCACAGGTGGTGTGTGTTAATGTACGTTAATGAAAATACGTACATTAACACGGTACATGGTATATAGcgatgaaaagaaaatataaagttAGTAAAGAAACTGATTATCTGTCTAATACCTTCGCGCAGGCGCAACTGAGCGCAGGCAGCAGGGTTGCAAGGAGGGGAATGTCATCGCGAGTGACGTCAGTGTCAGCTGTGGCCGCGTGTGAATGATTCAGCGCGTGCGAACAGTCCGGAGTCCGGAGACGCCGGGCAGAACAAACGTTGCGAGGACATAGACATGCACTTGCTGCAGAGAGGAATTATCTttttataatacatttcattacGGTAAAGGATGAATTAAGCGACATTAAGGTCGTCAGATCTAATTGGCTACGCGTCGTTATTTGCCTCGTCAGCTAATGTGAGGAGGAGGGAAGAAGTCTGCAAATTCTGTAAAATTCAGGTGAATTATATACGCCATGGCCCAAGATGAGAGAACAGGATGTTGGAATTGACAACTCATGCTTCTATCTAGCAAGCTCATCATCGCTGTTTGATTATATTTTGCGAGCTCGTTCAACGACACATTTTTGAGGGACAGCAAACTGCTTGGAATGCTGGTGGTATGTTTATATTCTTATTATGTCTCATGATGTAGCAAATCGCCTAGAGGAACCGTAATCCCCGTGTTCACACTCTCGATAGCATGCTAATTAGCTAGCTTCTCAGATAATATAAGTAGCCTACGTTAGATCAGTTAGACAATGTTTTGCTCGTGCTGTCTAGCCAACGATGGAGTGAAGTAGATAGCCAACTGTTTAGTGGAATATGATTATTTGTCATTAGAAGTAACGTTAAGCTGCAGTAAGTACATTCGATTGAAAGATGAGCTATCTGCGACGTATATAACTCAGTAGTcagtatatttttaattaattgaatataAATGCACGTTAAACGTCGCACCAATCCACCTAGTACATTAACATGGGAATGTGTAATTTCAGCTCCCCAAAGATACATTACTTGGGTGTATCTGTTATCACTAATTTGACCCCTCCGCTCGCTGTTGCATA from Conger conger chromosome 2, fConCon1.1, whole genome shotgun sequence encodes the following:
- the LOC133122268 gene encoding uncharacterized protein LOC133122268 isoform X2, translating into MSMARPAGTMSNCVTFQTKLSSIVNVLVQAAVAVIDNLVDEDSAFTLRFKVDGVDSEVQKKKIQTQNEIISTRFASIMGILGKEAVEKIIKLVDETKPELMECEIGTVQEASPENHVKSEEESFQDVCMENEEPFIVVNDEDSQLDPVILKGKDMFEGKGGRSWVWGHFTLLSPNKVQCGLCNNLLSYYKNTSGMLRHIRSRHPAVHQCDTPSIVMAAIQTESDGMIGRSELDADMEMPEGRIGRSWVWDYFTLLNPNKVKCGLCENLLSYNKNTSGMLRHIRTRHPAAILIGASAAHTDPEAFLGQAELEVELDSSEGRGGRSWVWDHFTLFPPNKVRCSFCKNMLSYNKNTSGMLRHIRSRHPSVHQCANSVFVGAEAKRAYRPGGQCGASSDEGGET
- the LOC133122268 gene encoding uncharacterized protein LOC133122268 isoform X1, producing the protein MSMARPAGTMSNCVTFQTKLSSIVNVLVQAAVAVIDNLVDEDSAFTLRFKVDGVDSEVQKKKIQTQNEIISTRFASIMGILGKEAVEKIIKLVDETKPELMECEIGTVQEASPENHVKSGTEEESFQDVCMENEEPFIVVNDEDSQLDPVILKGKDMFEGKGGRSWVWGHFTLLSPNKVQCGLCNNLLSYYKNTSGMLRHIRSRHPAVHQCDTPSIVMAAIQTESDGMIGRSELDADMEMPEGRIGRSWVWDYFTLLNPNKVKCGLCENLLSYNKNTSGMLRHIRTRHPAAILIGASAAHTDPEAFLGQAELEVELDSSEGRGGRSWVWDHFTLFPPNKVRCSFCKNMLSYNKNTSGMLRHIRSRHPSVHQCANSVFVGAEAKRAYRPGGQCGASSDEGGET
- the LOC133122268 gene encoding uncharacterized protein LOC133122268 isoform X3, encoding MSMARPAGTMSNCVTFQTKLSSIVNVLVQAAVAVIDNLVDEDSAFTLRFKVDGVDSEVQKKKIQTQNEIISTRFASIMGILGKEAVEKIIKLVDETKPELMECEIGTVQEASPENHVKSGTEEESFQDVCMENEEPFIVVNDEDSQLDPVILKGKDMFEGKGGRSWVWGHFTLLSPNKVQCGLCNNLLSYYKNTSGMLRHIRSRHPAVHQCDTPSIVMAAIQTESDGMIGRSELDADMEMPEGRIGRSWVWDYFTLLNPNKVKCGLCENLLSYNKNTSGMLRHIRTRHPAAILIGASAAHTDPEAFLGQAELEVELVRCSFCKNMLSYNKNTSGMLRHIRSRHPSVHQCANSVFVGAEAKRAYRPGGQCGASSDEGGET
- the si:ch211-207i20.2 gene encoding zinc finger protein OZF — protein: MSNCVAFQTQLASIMELLVQAAVAEMGNLVDEDTAIVLRLEVAGQQTDNEVLKQRIQTQNELMTSRFASIMGMLSKEALDKITKLVDETKQQLMELELMTAEDTEQESCLNGLTVAECVEEHTGVKEEDNSVHLVLKAQSVDLEEDSPESPLCREESLEYDSDTTEPQQGLKCTAEKAVWATSDFGRGFYNDHQYWEENDNVEYDLQSTLVESNSNTKEKHDSILIAWTPSTADNGEKLFICTECGKSFSKLNRLTAHQRIHTGDKPFSCMHCEKTFTQKHSLSEHQRIHTGEKPYNCDVCGKCFNKRAHLQTHQRIHTGEKPFTCGECGKSFNVAQNLKRHQAIHTGEKAFSCVTCQRSFTRAVTLKIHQLIHTEQKPLSCVVCGKGFRQAVNLKTHERIHTGQKPFSCSICGKAFRLSVNLKIHQRIHTGEKPYNCGLCGKSFTQKCGLKLHQRTHTGEKPYCCDVCAKRFNNSQSLKLHQRTHTGEKPYSCDKCGKTFSQGSHLRTHKRIHTGEKLYMCDKCGKNYCDLRNLRLHKCVYG